One window of the Shewanella litorisediminis genome contains the following:
- a CDS encoding EAL domain-containing protein: protein MLGQQQILIIDDSEAILMVVKTMLARMGFEKITTMTSATKALAVVGLEPARFQIILTDLRMPDTDGLDVLRKLGEMGFKGAVAIISEMDRRIINLAADIARRHRLHMIGCICKPVQLDDLSALVEKASELRVTLEPPAALLTREQVQTAFNQIQVIPYYQPKVDLNKCQVVGVEALARIRFPGEINALRPCRFMPVIQEYGMLPQLSQRMLQQACKDLPTIRSILGNDIKISLNISPEELENTYLADSLEHIWRKSGTGNDSLVLEITEEHYIHNSAQLESLNRLRLRGFGLSLDDFGIGFTNINQLRDLPYTEVKIDRSLIINIHRDSFCQAILNGLVEIARQLGITLVAEGIEHMDELKYLMQTHPELVLQGYLISLPRSLDTLNTWHKGWQHQFGNRANIHRHQPPANED, encoded by the coding sequence ATGCTCGGGCAACAACAAATCCTGATAATCGACGATTCTGAAGCCATTTTGATGGTGGTAAAGACCATGCTTGCACGCATGGGCTTTGAAAAAATCACCACCATGACGTCCGCCACCAAGGCGCTTGCTGTTGTGGGACTGGAGCCGGCGCGTTTCCAGATAATATTGACCGATCTTAGAATGCCGGATACCGATGGGCTGGATGTGCTCAGAAAGCTTGGCGAAATGGGCTTTAAAGGGGCTGTGGCCATCATTTCTGAAATGGACAGGCGCATCATAAATCTGGCCGCCGACATTGCCCGGCGTCATCGGCTGCACATGATTGGCTGCATTTGTAAACCGGTGCAGCTGGACGATTTATCGGCCCTGGTTGAAAAGGCCTCTGAGCTGCGTGTCACCCTTGAGCCCCCTGCAGCATTGCTGACCCGAGAGCAGGTTCAGACCGCCTTCAATCAAATTCAGGTTATCCCCTACTACCAGCCCAAGGTAGATTTGAACAAATGCCAGGTTGTGGGCGTGGAAGCGCTGGCCCGCATTCGTTTCCCCGGGGAAATTAATGCCCTGAGACCCTGCCGATTTATGCCGGTTATTCAAGAATATGGCATGCTGCCTCAGCTCTCCCAACGCATGCTGCAACAGGCCTGTAAAGACTTGCCCACTATCAGATCTATCCTCGGCAACGACATAAAAATCAGTTTGAACATCAGCCCGGAAGAGCTGGAGAACACCTATCTGGCAGACAGTCTGGAGCATATCTGGCGTAAGAGTGGCACTGGCAACGATTCGCTGGTGCTTGAAATCACCGAAGAACATTACATACACAACAGTGCCCAGCTCGAGTCCCTGAACAGGCTGCGTTTGAGGGGATTTGGATTGTCTCTGGATGACTTTGGCATCGGCTTTACCAATATCAATCAGCTCAGAGACTTACCCTACACAGAAGTCAAAATCGACCGTTCGCTTATCATCAATATTCACAGAGACAGTTTTTGCCAGGCCATTTTGAACGGTCTGGTAGAAATTGCCCGCCAGTTGGGGATTACTCTGGTGGCAGAAGGCATAGAGCACATGGACGAGCTCAAATACCTGATGCAAACTCACCCTGAGTTGGTATTGCAGGGATACCTCATCAGCCTGCCCCGCTCTCTCGACACACTGAATACATGGCACAAGGGCTGGCAGCATCAATTTGGCAATCGGGCCAATATCCACCGGCATCAGCCCCCCGCCAATGAAGACTGA
- the rsfS gene encoding ribosome silencing factor, whose amino-acid sequence MRSEELKQFVVDKIEDLKARDLVVLDVSKHSNITDYMVICSGTSKTHVRAIAENLLSKAREANITILGSEGRDTSEWVLVDLGEVILHVMQEQTRDFYQLEKLWQEPA is encoded by the coding sequence GTGCGAAGCGAAGAACTGAAGCAATTTGTTGTCGACAAGATTGAAGATCTCAAAGCTCGGGATCTGGTGGTACTGGATGTCAGCAAGCACTCCAACATCACCGATTACATGGTGATTTGCTCGGGTACCTCGAAAACCCACGTGCGCGCCATCGCAGAAAACCTGCTCTCCAAGGCCAGAGAAGCCAACATCACCATACTCGGCAGCGAAGGCCGCGACACCAGCGAATGGGTTCTGGTGGACTTGGGCGAAGTGATTCTGCATGTGATGCAGGAGCAAACCCGCGACTTTTACCAGCTCGAAAAGCTCTGGCAAGAGCCAGCCTGA
- the holA gene encoding DNA polymerase III subunit delta, with amino-acid sequence MRVYPEQLGRHLTPLAQCYCLFGDDAWLIENARSQLLEAARQQGFEERISLEQDSGFNWNDLQNEWQALSLFASRRIIELTLPQAKPGADGSAMLTGLMAQPNPDLLLILRGPKLAAEQTNSKWFKTLDNAGVYVPCNTPEGQQYFRWLDGRITANRLMLDSDARQLLATLYEGNLLAAEQAVQLLALLAANRRVSAEELSQYFDDQSRFNVFQLSDALLGNQQQRVAHILAQLKAEGTALPIVLWAVFRELASLLQLKTAMVQRESLAPLWSKLRIWDKRKPLYEAALSRLSLPQIEAMLALSSTLELKLKQGGEEDWTLLTHLCLLFDASAHSALVDTRG; translated from the coding sequence ATGCGGGTCTATCCTGAGCAGCTGGGCCGCCATCTGACACCGCTGGCCCAATGTTACTGTTTATTCGGTGACGATGCCTGGTTGATAGAAAACGCCCGCTCTCAGTTATTGGAAGCCGCACGGCAGCAAGGATTTGAAGAGCGCATCAGCCTGGAGCAGGATAGCGGCTTCAACTGGAACGACTTACAAAACGAGTGGCAGGCATTGAGCCTCTTCGCCAGTCGCCGCATTATCGAACTCACCCTGCCCCAGGCCAAGCCCGGCGCCGACGGCAGCGCCATGCTGACGGGCCTGATGGCGCAGCCCAACCCGGATCTGCTGCTTATACTGCGCGGCCCCAAACTCGCCGCCGAACAAACCAACAGCAAGTGGTTTAAAACCCTCGACAACGCCGGCGTTTATGTTCCCTGCAACACGCCTGAGGGACAGCAGTATTTCCGCTGGTTAGATGGACGCATTACCGCCAACCGATTGATGCTGGACAGCGACGCCCGCCAGTTGCTGGCAACCCTGTATGAAGGGAATCTGCTGGCTGCCGAGCAGGCGGTGCAATTGCTGGCGCTGCTGGCAGCAAATCGACGTGTCAGCGCCGAAGAGCTGAGCCAGTATTTCGACGACCAATCCCGCTTTAACGTGTTTCAGCTAAGCGATGCCCTGCTTGGAAACCAGCAGCAGCGGGTAGCCCATATACTGGCCCAGCTCAAGGCTGAAGGCACGGCCTTGCCCATTGTGCTCTGGGCGGTGTTTCGCGAACTCGCCAGCCTGCTGCAATTGAAAACTGCCATGGTACAGAGAGAGTCTTTGGCACCGCTGTGGTCAAAGCTTCGGATTTGGGACAAACGCAAGCCGCTCTATGAAGCCGCGCTGTCGCGATTGTCGCTGCCACAGATTGAAGCCATGCTCGCCCTCTCATCCACACTGGAGCTCAAACTCAAACAGGGCGGAGAAGAGGACTGGACGCTGCTGACTCATCTTTGCCTGCTGTTTGATGCCAGTGCCCACAGTGCTTTGGTGGATACCCGGGGTTAA
- the leuS gene encoding leucine--tRNA ligase, producing MQEQYIHSEIEAEVQKYWADNKTFEVTEDPAKEKFYCLSMFPYPSGRLHMGHVRNYTIGDVVARFQRLQGKNVLQPIGWDAFGLPAENAAIKNATAPAPWTYENIDYMKNQLKMLGFGYDWSREIATCTPEYYRWEQWFFTKLYEKGLVYKKTSAVNWCPNDQTVLANEQVQDGCCWRCDTPVEQKEIPQWFIKITAYAEELLNDIDNLEGWPEQVKTMQRNWIGRSEGVEMTFKVKDSDDSFDIYTTRPDTVMGVTYVAIAAGHPLAEKAALNNPELAAFVEECKQSGTSEAELATMEKKGVATGLYAIHPLTGEEVPVWAANFVLMNYGTGAVMSVPAHDQRDYEFAKKYSLALKAVIKPADGEVDISEAAYTEKGVLFNSGEFNNLDFDGAFNAIADKLAAEGKGKRQVNFRLRDWGVSRQRYWGAPIPMVTLEDGTVMPTPEDQLPVILPEDVVMDGVQSPIKADKEWAKTQVNGQDALRETDTFDTFMESSWYYARYCSPKANEMLDPAKANYWLPVDQYIGGIEHACMHLLYFRFFHKLLRDAGLVNSNEPAKRLLTQGMVLADAFYYNNEKGARIWVSPLDVTVVEKDDKGRILKSVDNEGHELVYTGMSKMSKSKNNGIDPQVMVEKYGADTVRLFMMFASPPELTLEWQESGVEGAHRFIKRLWKLASEYSAAPATEALDVAALNGDQKTLRRELHKTIAKVTDDLGRRQMFNTAVAAVMELMNHLQKAPLESAQDKALMNEALSAVVRLLYPIAPHVCFNLWRELGNSSAIEDAGWPATDESALVEDSKLIVVQVNGKVRAKLTVAADATKEQVEALGLAEDAVRKYTDGVTVRKVIYVPGKLLNIVAN from the coding sequence ATGCAAGAGCAATACATCCATTCGGAAATCGAGGCTGAGGTACAAAAGTACTGGGCCGATAACAAAACCTTTGAAGTCACTGAAGATCCTGCGAAAGAGAAGTTCTATTGCCTCTCTATGTTCCCTTATCCTTCCGGCCGACTTCACATGGGTCATGTGCGTAACTACACCATAGGTGATGTAGTTGCCCGTTTCCAGCGTCTGCAGGGCAAGAACGTACTTCAGCCCATTGGTTGGGATGCCTTCGGCCTGCCCGCCGAAAACGCGGCCATCAAAAATGCCACCGCGCCGGCCCCCTGGACCTACGAAAACATCGATTACATGAAAAACCAGCTGAAAATGCTGGGTTTTGGCTACGACTGGAGCCGTGAAATCGCCACCTGTACCCCGGAATACTATCGCTGGGAACAGTGGTTCTTCACCAAGCTGTATGAAAAAGGTCTGGTTTACAAGAAGACTTCGGCGGTGAACTGGTGCCCGAACGACCAGACTGTACTGGCCAACGAGCAGGTGCAGGACGGTTGCTGCTGGCGCTGTGATACCCCGGTTGAGCAAAAAGAAATTCCCCAGTGGTTTATCAAGATCACTGCCTACGCCGAAGAGCTGCTGAACGACATCGATAACCTCGAGGGTTGGCCTGAGCAGGTCAAGACCATGCAGCGTAACTGGATTGGTCGCTCCGAAGGCGTGGAAATGACCTTCAAGGTCAAAGACTCAGACGACAGCTTCGATATCTACACTACCCGTCCCGATACTGTGATGGGCGTGACCTACGTGGCCATTGCTGCCGGTCACCCTCTGGCCGAGAAAGCCGCCCTGAATAACCCAGAGCTGGCTGCCTTTGTGGAGGAGTGCAAGCAAAGCGGCACCTCTGAGGCCGAGCTTGCCACCATGGAGAAGAAAGGCGTGGCCACTGGCCTGTACGCCATTCACCCCCTGACCGGCGAAGAAGTGCCGGTATGGGCCGCCAACTTCGTGCTGATGAACTATGGCACCGGCGCCGTGATGTCGGTACCGGCCCACGACCAGCGTGACTACGAATTTGCCAAGAAATACAGTCTGGCACTCAAGGCAGTTATCAAGCCTGCCGATGGCGAGGTGGATATCTCTGAGGCCGCCTACACCGAAAAAGGCGTACTGTTTAACTCAGGTGAATTCAATAACCTCGACTTCGACGGTGCCTTCAATGCAATTGCCGATAAGCTCGCTGCCGAAGGCAAGGGCAAGCGTCAGGTGAACTTCCGTCTGCGTGACTGGGGCGTGAGCCGTCAGCGTTACTGGGGCGCGCCAATCCCTATGGTGACCCTGGAAGATGGTACTGTGATGCCAACGCCCGAAGACCAGCTGCCGGTTATCCTGCCGGAAGATGTGGTGATGGACGGCGTGCAAAGCCCCATCAAGGCCGATAAAGAGTGGGCCAAGACCCAGGTGAATGGTCAGGACGCGCTGCGCGAAACCGATACCTTCGACACCTTTATGGAGTCTTCCTGGTACTACGCGCGCTACTGCTCGCCAAAGGCCAACGAAATGCTGGACCCAGCCAAAGCCAACTACTGGCTGCCAGTGGATCAGTACATCGGTGGTATCGAGCACGCTTGTATGCACCTGTTGTACTTCCGCTTCTTCCACAAGCTCTTGCGTGATGCAGGCCTGGTGAACTCCAACGAGCCTGCCAAGCGTCTGCTGACCCAGGGCATGGTGCTGGCCGATGCCTTCTACTACAACAACGAGAAAGGCGCCCGCATATGGGTATCGCCCCTCGATGTGACCGTGGTAGAGAAAGACGACAAGGGCCGTATCCTTAAGTCCGTGGACAACGAAGGCCATGAGCTGGTGTACACCGGCATGAGCAAGATGTCCAAGTCCAAGAACAACGGTATCGACCCTCAGGTGATGGTAGAAAAATACGGCGCCGACACTGTGCGTCTGTTTATGATGTTCGCCTCACCGCCAGAGCTGACTCTGGAATGGCAGGAATCCGGCGTGGAAGGTGCACACCGCTTTATCAAACGTCTGTGGAAACTGGCCTCTGAGTACAGTGCTGCCCCTGCCACCGAAGCCCTGGATGTAGCCGCGCTCAATGGGGATCAAAAGACACTGCGCCGTGAGCTGCACAAAACCATCGCCAAGGTGACTGATGACCTGGGTCGCCGTCAGATGTTCAACACCGCCGTCGCCGCCGTGATGGAGCTGATGAACCATCTGCAAAAGGCGCCGCTGGAGTCTGCCCAGGACAAGGCGCTGATGAACGAAGCCCTGTCTGCCGTGGTACGTCTGTTGTACCCCATCGCACCGCACGTCTGTTTCAACCTGTGGCGTGAGCTGGGTAACAGCAGTGCTATCGAAGATGCAGGCTGGCCAGCCACCGACGAGTCAGCGCTGGTTGAAGACAGCAAGCTCATCGTGGTGCAGGTAAACGGTAAGGTACGTGCCAAGCTCACCGTAGCGGCCGATGCCACCAAGGAACAGGTGGAGGCCCTGGGTCTTGCCGAAGACGCCGTGCGCAAATACACAGACGGTGTGACTGTACGCAAGGTCATCTATGTGCCGGGCAAATTGCTCAACATCGTTGCCAACTGA
- a CDS encoding zinc ribbon-containing protein — MTSRSTQLLALYQDLIKDLATHFEANPELNAKNLFRLMTSGEAFGRLKAQADEEELALALEFLRRDIAAFLQEKNESSLTHSPSFIAIENTLWHWLSEITDRSQVQWHELAQDFKHHGYYQSGEIISQGRMVCTSCGHGMDIEFPSVVPDCPECDNDEFIREALAP; from the coding sequence ATGACCAGCAGAAGCACGCAATTACTGGCCCTGTATCAGGATCTCATTAAGGATTTGGCCACCCACTTTGAGGCAAACCCGGAGCTGAACGCCAAGAATCTGTTCCGGCTGATGACTTCCGGCGAGGCCTTTGGACGCCTCAAGGCCCAGGCCGATGAAGAAGAGCTGGCATTGGCACTGGAATTTCTCAGGCGCGACATCGCCGCTTTTCTTCAGGAAAAAAACGAAAGCTCCCTGACGCACAGTCCGTCTTTTATTGCCATCGAAAACACGCTCTGGCATTGGCTTTCAGAGATAACTGACCGCAGTCAGGTGCAATGGCATGAACTGGCACAGGACTTTAAACATCACGGTTACTATCAAAGTGGCGAAATCATCAGCCAGGGACGCATGGTGTGTACCAGTTGTGGCCACGGGATGGACATTGAATTCCCGTCGGTCGTGCCTGATTGCCCTGAGTGTGATAACGATGAGTTTATTCGCGAGGCGCTGGCACCTTAA
- the lnt gene encoding apolipoprotein N-acyltransferase, protein MDLNAIAGSRWPRLVLAFLAGASTSLAFAPYSLWSVYPIAIALSLWLSQGLSPKAAFGHWLSFGFGSFAFGISWVHVSIDRFGGLPLVVSLSLMALLALYLALYPALAGMLYARLKTAHALPNLLLLFPALWILTEWARGWMLTGFPWLWAGYSQTDGPLLPLAAFIGVQGIGALVLVCAGALALLSQKRGLPLAFLLPVLALLVFMANRFPQVERSGETLKVLLVQGNIPQSMKWEPEQLWPTMLKYMDLSRPHADADIILWPEAAIPAPESMVADFLDNANRVANLNNNAIITGIISHQDNHWYNSLIVLGNHHEKVQQEPDYEANGTNRFRKHHLLPIGEFVPFESLLRPLAPFFNLPMSSFSRGDYLQPNLLAAGFQLAPAICYEIAFPEQLRQNVTEHTDLLLTVSNDAWFGESNGPLQHMEIARMRSAELGRPLLRATNNGVTAVVDEFGQISEAVPQFETQVLKADVALTKGTTLFARTGHLPLYLLCVLIVLAAWGYRRKQAHR, encoded by the coding sequence TTGGATCTGAATGCCATCGCCGGCAGCCGCTGGCCCCGACTTGTTCTGGCTTTTCTTGCCGGCGCCTCAACCTCTCTCGCCTTCGCACCCTATTCGCTGTGGTCCGTTTACCCCATTGCGATAGCCCTGTCACTCTGGCTGTCGCAGGGGCTTTCACCCAAGGCCGCATTTGGCCATTGGCTCAGCTTTGGATTTGGCAGCTTTGCCTTTGGGATCAGCTGGGTACACGTTAGCATTGACCGATTCGGTGGGCTGCCACTGGTCGTTTCTCTGTCCTTGATGGCGCTGCTGGCGCTGTATCTTGCACTCTATCCTGCGCTCGCGGGGATGCTTTACGCCCGATTAAAGACTGCCCATGCCCTGCCCAATCTGTTACTGCTGTTCCCGGCGTTATGGATATTGACCGAGTGGGCGCGGGGATGGATGTTGACCGGCTTCCCCTGGCTTTGGGCAGGTTACAGCCAAACCGATGGTCCCTTGCTGCCTCTGGCCGCCTTCATTGGTGTGCAGGGCATAGGCGCGCTCGTTCTGGTGTGTGCCGGCGCCTTGGCGCTGCTCAGTCAAAAACGCGGGTTACCGCTGGCATTTTTGTTGCCAGTGCTGGCCCTTCTGGTATTCATGGCCAACCGATTTCCTCAGGTAGAGCGCAGTGGCGAAACCCTCAAGGTGCTGCTGGTACAGGGCAATATCCCCCAGAGCATGAAATGGGAACCTGAGCAGCTTTGGCCCACCATGCTCAAATACATGGATTTGAGTCGTCCGCACGCAGATGCCGATATCATATTGTGGCCGGAAGCCGCCATACCCGCCCCCGAGTCCATGGTGGCGGATTTTCTGGATAACGCCAACCGGGTAGCCAACCTCAACAACAATGCCATTATCACCGGTATCATCAGCCATCAGGATAATCATTGGTATAACTCGCTGATCGTGCTGGGTAATCATCACGAAAAAGTGCAGCAGGAGCCTGATTATGAGGCCAATGGCACCAACCGGTTCCGCAAACATCATCTGTTGCCCATCGGCGAATTCGTGCCATTCGAGTCCCTGTTGAGGCCCTTAGCCCCCTTCTTTAACCTGCCCATGTCTTCATTCAGCCGCGGAGACTACCTGCAGCCGAACCTGTTGGCAGCCGGTTTTCAGCTGGCGCCGGCCATTTGTTATGAAATAGCCTTTCCAGAGCAGTTGCGACAGAACGTGACTGAGCACACCGATCTGCTGCTGACAGTGTCAAACGATGCATGGTTCGGGGAGTCCAACGGCCCTCTGCAGCACATGGAAATTGCCCGCATGCGCTCGGCTGAGCTCGGTCGTCCCTTGCTTCGCGCCACCAATAATGGCGTCACGGCCGTGGTGGATGAATTTGGCCAAATCTCTGAGGCAGTGCCTCAGTTTGAAACCCAGGTGCTTAAAGCCGACGTTGCCCTGACCAAGGGCACCACGCTGTTTGCCCGCACGGGTCACTTGCCACTCTATCTGCTCTGTGTCCTCATCGTGTTGGCAGCTTGGGGTTACAGACGCAAACAAGCGCACCGATAA
- the mrdA gene encoding penicillin-binding protein 2, translating into MTPKKRVAMHDHAAEAALFKRRAIFTFLCVVALFGVLLTNLYHLQVTSYADYTTRSNDNRIRVTPVAPSRGLIYDRNGVLLAENQPVYSLELIPEKVKNVPETLAQLSSVIALTEESKAEFLEALKYHRRFKPLTLRDNLTEEEVAAFSVNQHQFPGVRVEAGLKRFYPHGELLTHVLGFVGKINAKDRTALEKADRWPNYAASKDIGKQGVEKYYENLLHGKPGHLEEEVNNRGRTIRTLKTVPPEPGQDLYLTLDINLQKKAMELLSGRRGTIVAIDPRDGGIMALVSSPSYDPNLFVQGISSKDYSALLNDKARPLINRATQGLYAPASTIKPHMALMGLEEQVVTERTRIWDPGYWQMPGVERKWRDWKKWGHGYVDVYHAIVESCDIFFYDMVHKMGIDKIAAFMHQFGFGESTGVDIFEESAGIMPSSDWKRIRHNQPWYPGDTISVGIGQGYWTATPIQLANATAILANRGKRFVPHLLKAMKDNSAKIERPPEEMPSVSLKNPRNWEIINEAMRQTAHKSRFTDATYTAAMKTGTAQVFSVAQDAKYDHDKVAEHLRDNALIVAYAPFESPKIVLAVVLENAGWGGANAGPVARAMLDEFMLHEQWKVQP; encoded by the coding sequence GTGACACCAAAAAAACGGGTAGCCATGCATGACCACGCCGCAGAGGCAGCACTGTTTAAGCGGCGGGCCATATTTACCTTTCTGTGCGTGGTGGCACTTTTTGGTGTCCTTCTGACCAACCTGTATCACCTGCAGGTGACTTCTTATGCGGATTACACCACCCGTTCCAACGACAACCGCATCCGGGTAACCCCCGTCGCCCCAAGCCGGGGCCTGATTTACGACCGCAATGGGGTGCTGCTTGCGGAAAACCAGCCGGTGTATTCCCTTGAGCTTATCCCCGAAAAGGTCAAAAACGTTCCCGAGACGCTGGCACAGCTCTCGTCAGTAATAGCGCTGACGGAAGAATCCAAAGCCGAGTTCCTCGAAGCACTCAAATATCATCGCCGGTTCAAACCGCTGACGCTCAGGGATAACCTGACCGAAGAGGAAGTCGCCGCATTCAGCGTAAATCAGCATCAGTTTCCCGGCGTAAGGGTGGAAGCCGGTCTGAAACGCTTCTATCCCCACGGCGAACTTCTGACCCACGTGCTGGGCTTCGTGGGCAAGATCAACGCCAAAGACAGGACCGCGCTGGAAAAGGCCGACCGCTGGCCAAACTATGCCGCCAGCAAGGACATCGGCAAACAGGGCGTTGAAAAGTATTACGAAAACCTGCTACACGGCAAACCGGGGCACCTGGAAGAAGAGGTGAATAACCGTGGCCGCACCATTCGTACCCTGAAGACAGTGCCACCAGAGCCCGGTCAGGATCTCTATCTGACGCTGGACATCAATCTGCAGAAAAAGGCGATGGAACTGCTGTCAGGTCGCCGCGGCACCATAGTGGCCATCGACCCCCGTGACGGCGGCATCATGGCACTGGTATCCAGCCCCTCTTACGACCCCAACCTCTTTGTACAGGGGATCAGCTCAAAGGATTACAGCGCCCTGCTCAACGACAAGGCAAGGCCGCTGATTAACCGTGCCACCCAGGGGCTGTACGCCCCCGCCTCAACCATCAAACCCCATATGGCACTGATGGGGCTTGAAGAGCAGGTCGTCACCGAACGCACCCGCATCTGGGATCCTGGCTACTGGCAAATGCCCGGCGTCGAGCGAAAGTGGCGTGACTGGAAAAAATGGGGCCATGGCTACGTGGATGTGTACCATGCCATTGTCGAGTCCTGCGATATCTTCTTTTACGACATGGTGCACAAGATGGGCATAGATAAGATTGCCGCCTTTATGCATCAATTTGGCTTTGGTGAAAGCACCGGCGTGGATATCTTCGAAGAATCTGCCGGCATCATGCCCTCTTCGGACTGGAAGCGTATCCGCCACAACCAGCCCTGGTATCCGGGCGACACCATCTCGGTGGGGATTGGTCAGGGCTACTGGACGGCAACCCCCATCCAACTTGCCAACGCCACCGCCATCCTTGCCAATCGCGGCAAGCGCTTTGTTCCCCATCTGCTCAAGGCCATGAAAGACAACAGCGCCAAAATTGAGCGGCCACCAGAGGAGATGCCCTCGGTTTCGCTGAAAAACCCCCGCAACTGGGAAATCATCAACGAGGCCATGCGCCAGACGGCCCATAAGTCGCGTTTCACGGATGCCACTTATACAGCCGCCATGAAAACAGGCACGGCACAGGTGTTTTCGGTGGCACAGGATGCCAAATACGATCACGACAAGGTGGCCGAGCACCTGAGAGATAACGCCCTGATTGTGGCTTATGCCCCCTTTGAATCGCCCAAGATAGTTCTGGCAGTCGTGCTGGAAAACGCCGGTTGGGGCGGCGCCAATGCGGGTCCGGTGGCACGTGCCATGCTGGATGAATTTATGCTCCATGAACAGTGGAAGGTGCAACCATGA
- the lptE gene encoding LPS assembly lipoprotein LptE: MVRTLLTAILGLALLTGVTGCGFRLQGSYQIPASLKQLSVDSADEYSELTRLVKDRLRLSGVNVVASDAKVPSVRLLRDTLERTTLSLYPTGHVAEYELIYHVDFAVAFPGEEAKPFSVEIRRDYLDDPRTALAKSREMELLLKEMRQQAADNLIQTLSALGER, encoded by the coding sequence ATGGTTAGAACATTGCTTACCGCCATTTTGGGTTTGGCGCTGCTCACTGGCGTCACAGGCTGCGGCTTTCGTCTTCAGGGCAGTTATCAAATTCCGGCCTCCCTCAAGCAATTGAGTGTCGACAGCGCCGATGAATACAGCGAGCTGACCCGCTTGGTAAAAGACCGCCTACGCCTCTCCGGGGTCAATGTGGTCGCTTCAGATGCCAAGGTGCCTTCAGTGAGGTTGCTGCGCGACACCCTCGAGCGCACGACCCTGTCGCTCTATCCCACCGGCCACGTCGCCGAATACGAGCTGATATACCATGTCGACTTTGCCGTGGCTTTTCCCGGTGAAGAGGCCAAGCCATTCAGTGTGGAAATCCGCCGCGACTATCTGGATGACCCCCGCACCGCACTGGCCAAGAGCCGCGAAATGGAACTGCTGCTCAAAGAAATGCGCCAGCAAGCGGCCGACAATCTTATCCAAACACTATCCGCCCTCGGGGAACGCTGA
- the rlmH gene encoding 23S rRNA (pseudouridine(1915)-N(3))-methyltransferase RlmH yields MKLQLVAVGTKMPDWVTRGFEEYQRRFPRDMALELVEIPAGKRGKNADIARILQKEGEQMLAAIPKGNHIVTLDLPGKNWTTPELAGALSKWQLDGRDVSLLIGGPEGLAPACKQAATQSWCLSALTLPHPLVRVVVAESLYRAWSINNNHPYHRE; encoded by the coding sequence ATGAAGCTGCAACTTGTCGCCGTGGGTACCAAGATGCCCGACTGGGTCACCCGGGGATTTGAAGAGTACCAGCGCCGTTTCCCAAGAGATATGGCGCTGGAACTGGTCGAAATCCCCGCTGGCAAGCGCGGTAAAAATGCCGATATCGCCCGCATCCTGCAAAAGGAGGGCGAACAAATGCTTGCAGCAATTCCCAAGGGTAATCATATTGTTACCCTGGATCTTCCCGGCAAGAACTGGACAACTCCCGAACTGGCCGGCGCCCTGTCCAAATGGCAGCTCGATGGCCGTGATGTCAGCCTCTTGATTGGTGGCCCTGAAGGCCTGGCTCCAGCCTGCAAACAGGCCGCAACCCAGAGCTGGTGTTTATCGGCGCTGACTCTGCCCCACCCCCTGGTGAGGGTAGTCGTAGCGGAAAGCCTCTACCGGGCCTGGAGCATTAACAACAACCATCCTTATCACAGGGAATAG
- the nadD gene encoding nicotinate-nucleotide adenylyltransferase, with protein MSMRKAKRHTAILGGTFDPPHFGHIRPLQDVLKHWPLQDCWLLPNHIPPHKPGTHASTSARLEMIDALCHQFPAFSLCDIELRRDEPSYTVNTLKQLKELYPDRVFYFVMGMDSFLSLDKWFQWQQLFDLCHLVLCARPGYQLANEHPMAKLLSQRQHTGADLPAEDSGKMLITDISEQDISSTDIRTALASGRDIRQFVPESVARVIEAQGLYR; from the coding sequence ATGAGTATGCGTAAGGCAAAGCGGCATACCGCGATTCTTGGTGGCACCTTTGACCCGCCACACTTCGGCCATATCAGGCCACTGCAGGATGTGCTTAAGCACTGGCCCTTGCAGGATTGCTGGCTGTTGCCAAACCATATTCCGCCCCATAAACCGGGCACCCATGCCAGCACGAGTGCAAGACTGGAGATGATAGACGCACTCTGTCATCAATTCCCGGCATTCAGCCTGTGCGATATTGAGCTTCGCCGCGATGAGCCCAGCTACACGGTCAACACACTTAAGCAGTTGAAGGAACTTTATCCCGACAGGGTGTTCTACTTTGTCATGGGGATGGATTCTTTTCTGTCGCTGGATAAGTGGTTTCAGTGGCAGCAGCTTTTTGACCTTTGCCATCTGGTGCTTTGTGCCCGGCCCGGTTATCAGCTGGCAAACGAGCATCCCATGGCAAAGCTGCTATCACAAAGGCAACACACGGGAGCTGACTTGCCGGCAGAGGACAGCGGCAAAATGCTCATCACTGACATCAGTGAGCAGGATATCTCCTCTACCGACATCCGCACGGCTTTGGCCAGCGGGCGGGATATTCGCCAGTTTGTGCCCGAGTCAGTGGCCCGGGTGATTGAGGCCCAAGGCCTGTACCGCTAG